One region of Chryseobacterium muglaense genomic DNA includes:
- a CDS encoding LTA synthase family protein, producing MAESQNKNLPIYAVFFAIIAKLYFLLTHHIQEDAFITWRVAQNLMDYGVIGFNGATKISASTTHLYVFVSYIFNLIFGKENFIEPLLIFNTTLFTIGSLFLSHLLFKNNWHKAIFIFLFGILPPSIKISILGMEYGILFFLEMALLYYGFRKEKKWAFILLPTFILFTRIDTVIFLGIVFLVDTFWNKKIRWNYILGGVLGVAVCVSFNWFYFGELVNNTIVAKKLAYDQVFTLQQNIEYFRLNYGNFWGMLKLPGDFNPITIVIALFELLCFIYLIRQREKRNYFLWIIFLFAWTKQIVFLSQKSLFDWYYWVPQILLFVPVLIFVLEQKVKRKLWLTLLILIYILPMLAFQTVHSIATGNGEWNYRRSIGLFLNTYEKDKKQWILLEPAGYVPYFSGLKTIDEVGLVDKQIQEEIKKDKANSWINTVKNRKPKYLLSYRDLFEDKDSVYYKTHYRLLNEFRIQNHLKSEYPILEKIYKLKPSGTDYNLYEKVK from the coding sequence ATGGCTGAATCTCAAAACAAGAATCTCCCAATCTACGCTGTATTTTTTGCAATCATTGCAAAGCTTTATTTTTTACTCACGCACCACATTCAGGAGGATGCTTTCATCACTTGGCGGGTTGCTCAAAATCTCATGGATTATGGAGTAATCGGTTTTAACGGAGCAACGAAAATCTCAGCTTCTACAACGCATTTGTATGTTTTTGTTTCCTATATTTTCAACTTAATTTTTGGGAAGGAAAACTTTATAGAGCCGTTGCTTATTTTTAATACGACGCTTTTTACGATTGGCAGCTTATTTCTGTCACATCTTTTATTTAAAAACAATTGGCATAAAGCGATTTTCATCTTTTTATTTGGAATTTTACCGCCATCCATAAAGATTTCTATTCTAGGAATGGAATATGGAATTCTGTTTTTCCTTGAAATGGCATTGCTGTATTATGGTTTTAGAAAAGAAAAAAAATGGGCTTTTATTTTACTCCCAACATTCATATTATTCACAAGAATCGACACGGTTATTTTCCTCGGAATTGTATTTTTAGTGGATACTTTTTGGAATAAAAAAATTAGATGGAATTATATTTTAGGTGGAGTTTTAGGAGTTGCAGTTTGTGTTTCTTTCAATTGGTTCTACTTCGGTGAATTGGTAAATAATACGATTGTTGCAAAAAAACTGGCGTATGATCAGGTATTTACTTTGCAACAAAATATAGAATATTTTAGATTAAACTACGGGAATTTTTGGGGAATGCTAAAATTACCGGGAGATTTTAATCCAATCACGATTGTGATTGCTCTTTTTGAACTTCTTTGTTTTATTTATTTAATAAGACAGCGCGAAAAAAGAAACTATTTTCTCTGGATTATTTTTCTGTTTGCATGGACAAAACAAATCGTTTTTCTTTCGCAAAAAAGCTTGTTCGATTGGTATTACTGGGTTCCGCAAATCTTACTTTTTGTTCCGGTTTTGATCTTTGTGTTAGAACAGAAAGTAAAGAGAAAGCTTTGGCTGACTTTATTAATTCTGATTTATATCTTACCAATGTTGGCTTTCCAAACCGTACATTCTATTGCGACAGGAAATGGCGAATGGAATTACAGACGCTCAATCGGTTTATTTTTAAATACTTACGAAAAAGATAAAAAACAGTGGATTTTACTGGAACCGGCCGGTTATGTTCCTTATTTTTCAGGTTTAAAAACAATTGATGAAGTTGGGCTGGTTGACAAACAAATTCAGGAAGAAATTAAAAAAGACAAAGCCAATTCTTGGATCAATACGGTAAAAAACAGAAAACCAAAGTATCTGCTTTCTTATAGAGATTTGTTTGAAGATAAAGACTCAGTGTATTATAAAACGCATTACCGTCTTTTGAATGAATTCAGAATACAAAATCATCTGAAAAGTGAATATCCGATTTTAGAAAAAATATATAAACTGAAACCTTCAGGAACAGATTATAATTTATACGAAAAGGTAAAGTGA
- a CDS encoding DUF1697 domain-containing protein, with translation MKYCAFLRGVNVKGTNMKMAEVCQVFKNAGMEDISSVLASGNIIFSSDENTEELKIILEKAMSEYFNYEAFLFVKTAEETELFWTKNPFEKKEDFHIYAFVGNENVENILMHEFENASKSENEKAAIVNNIFYWQVSKGNTLDSSFGKVLGKKSLKDQFTSRNINTFEKILKKF, from the coding sequence ATGAAATACTGTGCTTTCCTCCGTGGTGTCAACGTAAAAGGAACCAACATGAAAATGGCAGAAGTCTGTCAGGTTTTCAAAAATGCCGGAATGGAAGATATAAGTTCGGTTTTGGCTTCGGGAAATATTATTTTCAGTTCAGATGAAAATACAGAAGAATTAAAAATAATTCTCGAAAAAGCAATGTCTGAATATTTTAATTATGAAGCATTTCTATTTGTAAAGACAGCAGAAGAAACAGAGCTTTTTTGGACTAAAAATCCTTTTGAAAAGAAAGAAGATTTTCACATATATGCATTTGTTGGAAACGAAAATGTAGAAAATATCCTAATGCATGAATTTGAAAATGCTTCAAAATCTGAAAACGAAAAAGCAGCGATTGTAAACAATATATTTTATTGGCAGGTTTCAAAAGGAAATACGTTAGATTCCAGCTTTGGAAAAGTTTTAGGTAAAAAAAGCCTGAAAGATCAGTTTACCAGCAGAAATATTAATACTTTTGAGAAGATTCTTAAGAAATTTTAA
- the kdsA gene encoding 3-deoxy-8-phosphooctulonate synthase, protein MIQHLDNIQHKDSKNFFLIAGPCIIEGEDMALRIAEKVIELTNKYNIPYIFKGSFKKANRSRVDSFTTIGEEKSLEILKKVGETFNIPTTTDIHENEHAALAAQYVDVLQIPAFLVRQTDLLVAAAETGKCVTLKKGQFLSPESMKFAVQKITDSNNQKVAIIERGNSFGYTDLIVDYRGIPTMREYAPVILDVTHSLQQPNQSSGVTGGRPDLIETIAKAGIVVGADGLFIETHPTPETALSDGANMLRLDLLEDLLQKLTRVRESIL, encoded by the coding sequence ATGATTCAACATTTAGACAACATACAGCACAAAGATTCAAAAAACTTTTTCTTAATTGCAGGACCATGCATTATCGAAGGTGAAGACATGGCATTAAGAATTGCTGAAAAAGTAATTGAGCTGACCAATAAATATAATATTCCTTATATTTTTAAAGGAAGTTTTAAGAAAGCAAACCGAAGCAGAGTAGATTCTTTTACAACCATTGGTGAAGAAAAATCTTTAGAAATCCTTAAAAAAGTAGGAGAGACGTTCAATATTCCTACCACAACAGATATTCACGAAAACGAACACGCTGCTTTGGCTGCACAATATGTAGATGTTCTTCAAATTCCTGCGTTTTTGGTTCGCCAAACTGACCTTTTGGTAGCTGCAGCTGAAACAGGAAAGTGTGTTACTTTGAAAAAAGGACAATTCCTTTCTCCGGAATCAATGAAGTTTGCCGTTCAGAAAATTACTGATTCAAATAATCAAAAAGTGGCAATTATAGAAAGAGGAAATTCTTTCGGATATACAGATTTAATCGTTGATTACAGAGGAATTCCTACGATGAGAGAATATGCTCCGGTAATTTTAGATGTTACACATTCTTTACAGCAGCCTAATCAAAGCTCAGGAGTTACAGGTGGAAGACCAGATCTTATCGAAACGATTGCTAAAGCAGGAATTGTTGTTGGTGCAGACGGACTTTTTATAGAAACTCACCCTACGCCAGAAACGGCGCTTTCTGATGGAGCAAACATGCTAAGATTAGATCTATTGGAAGATTTACTGCAAAAACTTACAAGAGTTAGAGAATCTATACTATAA
- a CDS encoding TonB-dependent receptor plug domain-containing protein, which produces MKKLVLPLSLMVPVLVFSQARKRDTTTTRVSNIEEVVFQKKVIGKTTDITAVRISAKDAKNVASISGGVEGMLKTLPYVNSNTELSSQYMVRGGNYDENLIYINDIEIYRPFLIRNSQQEGLSIINPDMVSAVNFSAGGFEPRYGDKMSSALNIYYREPKKFELSGEASLIGGRLTTGFASGKEDENGNKKFTALFSGRYRNTNLVLNTLNEDTDFNPTYYDFQSYLNYHVTSKLSLSFIGYYSKNDYEMIPKERSVDFGTINQPINLSVFYNGKENDQYKNMMGTVSANYKPSDKWRFTLDSFSYQNREREYYSIASSYILQTFDPLTGTPITSYDVGGQIEHARNDLFVRTYGTQFRTRFSPNVNTDIEVGFKYEKENLKDLTNEWKLVDSSGYSIPHPVDDPRFPDASDLDLFYSISGANHIQPTRLSAYGQYSQKFFWGASKVLVNAGARVAHWSFNDETIFSPRAQFAIKPDWNTDMWFRLSGGVYYQAPFYKEIKDLNGNFNPNIKSQRSIQAILANETEFEFEDRPFKLTTELYYKKMDNVIPYYMDNVRIRYSGQNNASGYAYGIDTRLFGEFVPGVDSWLSASYARVFENIDNRGNIPRPTDQRFRFAMFYQDYMPKFPQMRVNLTLTYAMGLPNGAPVFTDPYQYQKTLPSYKRVDLGLSYAFVDAEKKKQTYGFLSNFDELTLGVQVFNAFNINNTIANQWITDANSSIMYPVPVRLTGRFFNVKLEFKIK; this is translated from the coding sequence TTGAAAAAACTAGTTTTACCACTAAGCCTTATGGTACCTGTCTTGGTATTCTCACAAGCAAGAAAAAGAGATACTACGACGACAAGGGTTTCCAATATTGAGGAAGTTGTTTTCCAGAAAAAAGTTATCGGGAAAACCACTGATATTACAGCAGTAAGAATTTCAGCAAAAGATGCCAAAAATGTCGCAAGTATCTCTGGCGGTGTAGAAGGAATGCTAAAAACACTTCCGTATGTAAATTCAAACACCGAGCTTTCTTCACAATACATGGTGCGTGGTGGAAACTATGACGAAAACCTTATCTATATCAACGATATTGAAATTTACAGACCTTTTCTGATTAGAAATTCTCAGCAGGAAGGTTTAAGTATCATCAATCCGGATATGGTTTCTGCGGTCAACTTTTCTGCGGGAGGTTTTGAGCCAAGATATGGTGATAAAATGTCTTCTGCTTTAAATATTTATTATCGTGAACCTAAGAAATTTGAACTTTCCGGTGAAGCGAGTTTAATTGGTGGAAGATTAACCACTGGTTTTGCATCAGGAAAAGAAGATGAAAACGGAAACAAGAAATTCACAGCTTTATTTTCCGGAAGATACAGAAATACCAATCTGGTTCTGAATACTTTAAATGAAGATACGGATTTTAATCCGACCTATTACGATTTTCAGTCGTATCTGAATTATCATGTGACCAGCAAGCTTTCACTTTCATTCATTGGATATTATTCTAAGAATGATTACGAAATGATTCCTAAAGAGCGAAGTGTAGATTTTGGAACGATTAATCAGCCGATTAATCTGTCTGTTTTTTATAACGGTAAAGAAAATGACCAGTATAAAAATATGATGGGTACAGTTTCTGCAAACTATAAACCGTCTGATAAATGGAGATTTACACTCGATAGTTTCTCTTATCAAAATCGTGAAAGAGAATACTATTCTATTGCATCAAGCTATATTCTGCAGACTTTTGATCCGCTTACAGGAACTCCAATTACATCTTATGATGTTGGCGGACAAATAGAGCATGCCAGAAATGATCTTTTTGTAAGAACGTACGGAACACAATTCAGAACCCGCTTTTCACCAAATGTGAATACAGATATTGAAGTAGGATTTAAATATGAAAAAGAAAATCTAAAAGACTTAACCAACGAATGGAAGTTGGTAGATTCTTCGGGGTACAGCATTCCGCATCCGGTCGATGATCCTAGATTTCCAGATGCTTCAGATTTAGATTTATTTTACAGTATTTCGGGAGCCAATCACATTCAGCCAACGAGATTATCTGCTTATGGACAATATTCTCAGAAGTTTTTCTGGGGAGCAAGTAAAGTTTTGGTGAATGCCGGTGCAAGAGTTGCACACTGGAGCTTTAATGATGAAACTATTTTCTCACCAAGAGCTCAGTTTGCGATAAAACCTGATTGGAATACCGATATGTGGTTCAGACTTTCAGGAGGTGTGTATTATCAGGCTCCTTTTTATAAGGAAATTAAAGATTTGAATGGTAATTTTAATCCTAATATCAAATCTCAGCGATCAATTCAGGCAATTTTAGCTAATGAAACTGAGTTTGAGTTTGAAGACCGACCATTCAAATTAACGACAGAATTATATTACAAAAAAATGGATAACGTAATTCCGTATTATATGGATAATGTAAGAATTCGTTATTCTGGTCAAAATAATGCTTCAGGTTACGCTTACGGAATTGATACAAGATTATTTGGTGAATTTGTTCCTGGGGTAGATTCATGGCTTTCTGCGAGTTATGCAAGAGTTTTTGAAAATATTGATAATAGAGGAAATATTCCGAGACCAACAGATCAACGTTTCAGATTTGCAATGTTTTACCAGGATTATATGCCCAAGTTCCCGCAAATGCGTGTGAATCTTACCTTAACTTACGCAATGGGATTACCGAACGGAGCTCCGGTTTTCACAGATCCTTATCAGTATCAGAAAACTTTGCCTTCTTATAAACGAGTAGATTTAGGACTTTCTTATGCATTTGTTGATGCTGAAAAGAAAAAACAAACCTATGGTTTTTTGAGTAATTTTGACGAACTGACTTTAGGAGTGCAGGTTTTCAATGCATTTAATATCAATAATACAATTGCAAACCAGTGGATTACCGATGCAAATAGTAGTATTATGTATCCTGTTCCGGTTCGTTTGACGGGAAGATTCTTTAATGTGAAGCTTGAATTTAAAATTAAATAA
- a CDS encoding FAD-dependent monooxygenase, whose product MLNPISIIGAGIGGLTLGNILKQHHLDFTIYESAPEIKPVGAGIMMAVNAMQIFDKLDLKEKIEIRGNKIHGIFITDEKLKTISTTNVLALEQKFNSCNVAIHRAELQNILAENLGFENIKLNHSLQQIQKKENYLLEFENGCTAESKIVFGADGIHSKVRNQIFGNGKIRNAGQKCWRGLTDFELPEKYNHHALEIWGKGKRFGFVKISAKKVYWYALVNENKFTENIDLTETFNDFDSLVLDILKATKPENIILNDIIDLTPIPKWYAENLCLIGDAAHATTPNMGQGACQSIEDAYVIGKLLEKNKDFNSVFEEFQNIRRKKVDKIVKNSWSIGKVSQWEKGNQLRNFLMRSIPESINQKMIEKILKLEI is encoded by the coding sequence ATGCTGAATCCAATCTCAATCATCGGAGCCGGAATTGGAGGTTTAACTTTAGGAAATATTCTAAAACAGCACCATTTAGATTTTACCATTTACGAATCAGCTCCGGAAATAAAACCTGTCGGAGCAGGAATTATGATGGCTGTGAATGCGATGCAGATTTTTGACAAATTGGATTTAAAAGAAAAAATTGAAATCAGAGGAAATAAGATTCACGGCATATTTATTACGGATGAAAAGCTAAAAACCATTTCTACGACCAATGTTTTGGCTTTAGAACAAAAATTCAATTCTTGCAATGTTGCGATTCACAGAGCTGAGCTTCAGAATATTTTAGCTGAAAATTTAGGTTTTGAAAATATAAAATTAAACCATTCTTTACAGCAAATTCAGAAAAAAGAAAATTATCTTTTAGAGTTTGAAAATGGTTGTACAGCAGAAAGTAAAATTGTTTTCGGAGCCGATGGAATTCATTCTAAAGTCAGAAATCAGATTTTTGGAAATGGAAAAATCAGAAATGCCGGACAAAAATGTTGGCGTGGTTTAACCGATTTTGAACTTCCTGAAAAATACAACCATCATGCTTTGGAAATCTGGGGAAAAGGAAAACGTTTTGGTTTTGTAAAAATTTCAGCCAAAAAAGTCTATTGGTATGCTTTGGTGAATGAAAATAAATTTACAGAAAATATTGATTTAACAGAAACCTTCAACGATTTTGATTCTTTGGTTTTGGACATTTTAAAAGCCACAAAACCGGAAAATATTATTCTGAATGATATTATCGACCTTACTCCTATTCCAAAATGGTATGCTGAAAATCTTTGTTTGATTGGTGATGCAGCTCATGCAACAACTCCCAATATGGGACAAGGTGCTTGTCAATCAATTGAAGACGCTTATGTCATTGGAAAACTATTAGAAAAAAATAAAGATTTTAATTCAGTCTTTGAAGAGTTCCAAAATATCAGAAGAAAAAAAGTAGATAAGATTGTTAAAAATAGCTGGTCTATCGGGAAAGTTTCTCAATGGGAAAAAGGAAATCAGCTAAGGAATTTTTTGATGCGTTCGATTCCTGAAAGCATTAATCAGAAAATGATAGAAAAGATTTTAAAACTGGAAATATAA
- a CDS encoding sigma-70 family RNA polymerase sigma factor, with product MRQLKITKQVTNRETASLDKYLQEIGKVELITADEEVDLAQRIRAGDRAALEKLIKANLRFVVSVSKQYQNQGLSLPDLINEGNLGLMKAAKRYDETRGFKFISYAVWWIRQSILQALAEQSRIVRLPLNKIGSINKINKAYAHLEQENERPPSPEELAEVLDMSEEDIKESMKNSGRHLSMDAPLVEGEDSNLYDVLRSGESPSPDKDLMLESLQIEIERALNTLTPREADLVRLYFGLNGKHPMTLEEIGETFDLTRERVRQIKEKAIKRLKHNTRSKILKSYLGK from the coding sequence ATGAGACAATTAAAAATAACCAAGCAGGTTACCAACAGGGAAACCGCTTCATTAGACAAGTATTTGCAGGAAATTGGTAAAGTAGAACTAATTACAGCAGACGAAGAGGTAGATTTGGCACAGAGAATTCGTGCAGGTGACAGAGCCGCATTGGAAAAATTAATTAAAGCCAACCTTCGTTTCGTAGTTTCAGTATCGAAACAATACCAAAACCAAGGTCTTTCTTTACCCGATTTGATTAATGAAGGTAACTTAGGATTAATGAAAGCTGCAAAAAGATATGACGAAACCAGAGGTTTCAAATTTATCTCTTATGCGGTTTGGTGGATTCGTCAGTCGATTTTACAGGCTTTGGCAGAACAGTCGAGAATTGTAAGATTGCCATTGAACAAAATCGGTTCGATTAACAAAATCAACAAAGCTTACGCTCACCTTGAGCAGGAAAACGAAAGACCACCTTCTCCGGAAGAATTGGCTGAAGTTCTTGACATGAGTGAGGAAGATATTAAAGAATCGATGAAAAACTCCGGAAGACATTTGTCTATGGATGCGCCTTTGGTAGAAGGTGAAGATTCTAACCTTTATGACGTTTTACGTTCTGGAGAATCTCCAAGCCCGGATAAAGATTTGATGCTTGAGTCTCTTCAGATTGAAATCGAAAGAGCATTGAATACTTTGACTCCAAGAGAGGCTGATTTGGTAAGATTGTATTTCGGATTGAACGGAAAACATCCAATGACCTTGGAAGAAATCGGTGAAACTTTTGACCTTACGAGAGAAAGAGTTCGTCAGATTAAAGAAAAAGCAATTAAAAGACTGAAACACAATACAAGAAGTAAGATTTTGAAGTCTTATTTAGGTAAGTAA
- a CDS encoding S1/P1 nuclease yields the protein MKSIYSKILLLAFVASSVYSYAWGLTGHRVIAEIAENHLSGKAKREIRKMLGQERMAYWANWPDFIKSDTTGAWKQASAWHYVNIDPQTDLKAFEQDLKAQAGANLYSQIKVLSSQIKDVKTSEKDRKIALIFLIHMMGDLAQPMHTGRSGDLGGNKINVTYFGDKTNLHSVWDGKLVDSQKYSYTEYAKLLDIKSKDEVKQIQSGTLENWLYDSHQIANKIYAQTPDGSKLSYDYQYKFNDTMERQLLYGGLRLAKLLNDLF from the coding sequence ATGAAAAGTATTTATTCTAAAATTTTGCTTTTAGCATTTGTGGCGAGTTCAGTGTATTCTTATGCATGGGGATTAACAGGTCACAGAGTGATTGCTGAAATTGCTGAAAATCATCTTTCAGGCAAAGCAAAGAGAGAGATCAGAAAAATGTTGGGGCAAGAAAGAATGGCATATTGGGCAAACTGGCCAGATTTTATTAAATCTGATACCACAGGTGCTTGGAAACAGGCTTCAGCTTGGCATTACGTAAACATCGATCCACAGACAGATTTGAAAGCTTTTGAGCAAGATTTAAAAGCTCAGGCAGGTGCTAATCTTTATTCGCAAATCAAAGTATTGTCTAGCCAGATTAAAGATGTAAAAACTTCTGAAAAAGACAGAAAAATTGCTTTAATTTTCCTGATTCACATGATGGGAGATTTGGCTCAGCCAATGCACACAGGAAGATCTGGAGATTTAGGCGGAAACAAAATTAACGTTACTTATTTTGGAGATAAAACAAATCTTCACTCAGTTTGGGACGGAAAATTGGTAGATTCACAAAAATACAGCTATACAGAATATGCAAAACTTTTAGATATTAAATCTAAAGACGAAGTAAAGCAAATTCAATCTGGAACTTTAGAAAACTGGTTGTACGACTCTCATCAGATTGCCAATAAAATCTATGCGCAAACTCCTGATGGGTCTAAACTGTCTTACGATTATCAGTATAAATTTAATGATACCATGGAAAGACAGCTTCTTTACGGAGGTTTGAGATTGGCTAAATTGTTGAATGATTTATTTTAA
- a CDS encoding type VI secretion system baseplate subunit TssG, translating into MYDNSTIDMHYNKLQTDFKAEAVAVNLLKYHRSVSNIFIERIGINDRAYLKDIKSISSHYLGFDEEVLNIKTYREGIYDYLPEGIFHPPSLNTTRKNVESVVKEIRKQKRVEDDARKFFRPFELEIFFTEISALLKEYDFDLASDTDSLLSIFSELWPIIKMLDKQNAYIFLHVLPFFHNIRGDKKWFERCMTAFLKVPVEITFTPNEIDRMKEDDSSILLGNSRLGVTYIASGKHMDGERNWIVNIGPIPYDEMKNYIPGHPFRKVLQALYDYCLPVSVDIEENFITEKKDYSFVLEDNQRNANRLGYSTFL; encoded by the coding sequence ATGTACGACAACAGCACGATAGATATGCATTACAACAAACTGCAGACAGACTTTAAAGCTGAAGCAGTTGCTGTAAATCTCCTAAAATATCACAGATCTGTAAGCAATATTTTTATTGAAAGAATAGGAATAAACGACAGAGCTTATCTTAAAGATATTAAAAGTATTTCAAGCCATTACTTAGGTTTTGACGAGGAAGTTCTTAATATAAAAACTTACCGCGAAGGTATTTACGATTATCTTCCTGAGGGTATTTTTCATCCGCCTTCATTAAATACAACAAGAAAAAATGTAGAAAGTGTTGTAAAGGAAATCCGCAAGCAGAAAAGAGTAGAAGATGATGCCAGAAAATTCTTCAGACCTTTTGAACTGGAGATTTTCTTTACAGAAATCAGTGCTTTGCTGAAAGAATACGATTTTGATTTGGCCAGTGATACAGATTCTCTTCTCAGTATTTTTAGCGAGCTTTGGCCGATTATTAAAATGCTTGATAAGCAAAATGCCTACATTTTTCTTCATGTTTTGCCATTTTTTCACAACATCAGAGGCGATAAAAAATGGTTTGAGCGTTGCATGACCGCTTTTTTGAAAGTTCCTGTAGAAATTACTTTTACCCCCAACGAAATCGATAGAATGAAAGAAGATGATTCTTCTATTCTTCTGGGAAATTCAAGATTGGGAGTCACTTATATTGCAAGCGGAAAACATATGGATGGTGAAAGAAATTGGATCGTCAATATAGGCCCGATTCCTTATGACGAAATGAAAAATTATATTCCGGGTCATCCTTTCAGGAAAGTTCTGCAAGCTTTGTACGATTATTGCCTTCCAGTTTCTGTAGATATTGAAGAAAATTTTATTACAGAAAAAAAAGACTATTCTTTCGTGTTGGAAGATAACCAAAGAAATGCAAACAGGCTCGGTTATTCTACTTTCCTGTAA
- a CDS encoding TssN family type VI secretion system protein, whose product MEVSSVKGIFLRYIFVPLIAIIMMVILGVIRKNQPAIKIRVIIIYVLLCSLCLALPGFFGFSGNSFNPYWYLISQIVYLIFGIIHVNLMHNFFRKHFKSQTTSILFESVLSITCALVGAYLFVLIFEWISKGAGYPVMSATSVLIFFVPMVFYYCYIMLISIPVDIYKTWKYSPDQKPPDFDGADFDRLMVLNVELSKNLEDTNRFRIKAKTLPTGVTFGDWFFRVVDDYNHKNPKSVIHLTDEQREPYYWIFYTKKSFFSFRKYIDFDQDITTNTISENEVVICKRVIQHEEEGKK is encoded by the coding sequence ATGGAAGTTTCTTCAGTAAAAGGTATATTTTTAAGATATATTTTCGTTCCGCTTATTGCTATCATTATGATGGTGATTTTAGGGGTAATCAGAAAAAATCAGCCAGCAATAAAAATTAGAGTTATTATTATTTATGTACTCTTATGCAGTTTGTGTCTCGCATTACCCGGATTTTTCGGTTTCTCAGGAAATTCGTTTAATCCGTATTGGTACCTTATTTCACAGATAGTTTATCTTATTTTCGGGATTATTCATGTGAATTTAATGCATAATTTTTTCAGAAAACATTTTAAATCTCAAACAACAAGTATTCTTTTCGAATCTGTATTATCAATAACCTGTGCTCTTGTGGGAGCTTATCTTTTTGTATTAATTTTCGAATGGATCAGCAAAGGAGCAGGCTATCCTGTAATGTCTGCAACCAGTGTTTTGATATTCTTTGTACCAATGGTTTTTTACTATTGCTACATAATGCTAATCAGTATTCCGGTAGATATTTATAAAACATGGAAATATTCTCCCGATCAAAAACCTCCCGATTTTGACGGAGCAGACTTTGACCGTTTAATGGTTTTAAATGTTGAATTGAGTAAAAATCTAGAAGATACCAACAGATTCAGAATTAAAGCTAAAACTTTACCAACCGGAGTAACTTTCGGAGATTGGTTTTTCCGTGTAGTTGACGATTACAACCATAAAAACCCGAAATCGGTTATTCATTTAACAGACGAACAAAGAGAACCTTATTACTGGATTTTTTATACCAAGAAATCGTTTTTCAGTTTTAGAAAATACATCGATTTCGATCAGGATATTACCACGAATACTATTTCAGAAAATGAAGTGGTGATCTGTAAAAGAGTTATTCAGCACGAAGAAGAAGGAAAAAAATAA